The Plasmodium chabaudi chabaudi strain AS genome assembly, chromosome: 14 genome contains the following window.
ATCATAAGCAGACAATTCTACATCATTTACttcaatatataaattttcgAAATTAATATCAGTTATATCAAAAgatgtttttaattttttattagcaAGTGCATGAAGTGCCCCttgcttatttttaaaagcaGCCTTTGCCATACTCATTAAGTTTGCAAAATTTCCATTAATCATTAATTTACTAggattataataatgatagtTAAATTTGCTGTTAACATCAATTGCATTTAATCTACTTTCAAAAGATATAGCTTGACGATTCCATAATGTGTCATCATCTGGAATAATtgataacatatttttaggTCTTGATGGTGAGCCTTTATCTTGATTTTTAAATAGCATATTTTGgctagaaaaattaaaattgccAGTAAAAGAATTTATAAGACTAAAATCCTTATTTTCACTTTTCATAAGATCAGGCAATGGAATACCACCACCtaatatattactattatgGTGTAGTGATAACATATTTTGAGATAAgttcaaattattatttaatgaatCATTTAAATTCATATTATCAAAAGCCATCGATTCTTGCATTACATTTTCTATGTTTAAATCATCAATGTTACAATcatcaaaatttaaattattattaaaagaacTTTCTAATatcttattattatctcCAAAATTTCCATTatcattcatattttcatgGTTAACATcgtcattattattaccatCCATGTCACCTAATAAATTATCCatggatatattttcatctgAATTTagttcgtttttttttttagagaATTTGTCCAATCCtgtatcatcattttcattataattatcagCATCTTCATCATCTAATATTTTAGAATCACTTCTTTTCAATTTAaggttttttatttcttctttaaaataatcTAACTCTgggcatatatttaaattgttaaaCTCTTCAATTTCATTCCCACAAAACAATTCTCGAAGCATATCAGAATTTGTATATAGTTTACTTTTATATTCTCTTGTCATTATCTTATCATTATCATTGAAAGTTACATACTCACCTACTTTGAAAGGCGATTCACTTTTTTGAAGCATATCATTCAGTTCATTGTTTGAtcccatatttttttcattccttctttctatattttgtcTTCCCAATTTTTCCTcaaatttcattttcttcttgTATTCACACGTGTCTATGTCACCATCAAATTGTATGGATAAATCATTGTTTAAAGTTAAATTAGGTAGCAAATAACTAATACCTGATGAGTGGTcatatgtaatatttaattttaaaaaaaatgtatcaACTGATATGTTGGATACAGATACTGATTCTATAGTTATATCTGATGGTTTAGCTAATGTTGAAGACTCTTGGAAAAATtctaattttctttttttcatttttttatttgtaatttCATTTACACTTTTTTTCTCATCAATAACATCATCATTTGTGtcacttttttttgctatattcatatttgatataaaattatatgtctGATCATAAATTGCCTCGACCCTATAACCATAAACCTTTGTTGCTCCTTCAATAGCTTTAGATGCCCTTGTAAAAGACAAATTAAAATCCCCTGTTTCTAACAGCTCATCATTTAattcttcatttatttcttcatcatttaaatttactAAGTCTTCTAAATGGTCTATAATTCGTATGTCAAAAGCATTTCTAGTACATATCTTATTATGGGATAATGCTGccatacaatttttaaaaacatcatttatttctttaactttatttttttcagatttatttatatcttcatctttattatttaaaaaacttAACCTCCTTAAATTCTTATTGAATTCTATTggatttttaaaaatagggTCCGGCCCTTTTATCTGTGTAAAATTAGCATTTGCTTTGTTACTAACTCCGagctttttcattttcgattcgtttttattttactttgTCATTTGTTTTGTGCCCCCtttcaaaattaatatttttagttGGCTCTAGACAATATATTCAcacacacacacatatatatataatatatgcatttattatatattcccTTTTAATCAGGaacaattataataacaCAAATTTCCACATACGTCCTTTACACCTCGGTATTTCAGACGAAACTTCAATTGCTCATAGGCTCTGATGTATACTCaatactttttttgaaataaaaaattaaagggaatatttgaaattaaaaaaaatgtgtatacCTTTTATGGATATACTGATGAAAATACTATAAATTCTTGTGCATATTGATTTTActgatattataaaaataaattaaacaaattaatgaaaaaataaataaaaatctcAATAAAAGTGTATAAtggaataatataattttttacactttgtgcatatttaatatcCCGATTTATTACAAATGCTTTACACAATCATCCCTTTTATAAAGCGCAAGAGCGAAaatattaagaaaaaaaaataaatatgacaataataataaaaaatatatacaataattattaccattaaatatgtatttttttttttaatttgtacattatattttttatgcatatccccaaatttttaattctttacACAAaatgttcataaaaataaaatatgtaatttccattttgttttatttgttattatctttgtttattttattatactttatttttattcatttcattatatattatcagtGCAAATTGCGCActcttatatatataaaaataccaTGAAAAAACATAGTAGAAAATTATTCTACCATTCCTTGATTTTCAATacgaatattattatataagcaGTTTAAGTGGATCCAAACTTCATacacattttaaatttaatggtctattttaacaatttataaaatacaacTAAACCCATGCCCCACTTTATAGTTACAAGTGGaaaaaactaaaaataaaattaatatttaaatgattaacatatattatgatcCATTTCTACATCACCCCCGTATATTATCACACTTTTGCATATTGTGTCTTATGAAAATGTTTGCCTCATAAATTGATAATACTATTACCCGAAATTCAATAGAATATAAATCCTTATATattccatatatatatgtatcaCATTTCTTACATTCATTTATCGTAACCTAACACCAATTTGGAATGAGTGATTTctttattcataaaaaagttCATTTAAAGTGGATATAGTTGTACATAATTGTTTcagtatatacatataattttatgggtattttaaaacaaaaaaaacaaataaaatgcaaaaatgtagaattcatttttttataagaaatattttttaaagttgCAAAAAGAGccattaaataaaaataaacattgTCTATGCAGACGATATCATCGGTATAAATTTGAaactatattaaaaaaaattatgttacATTTGAATACTAAtgtacacatatatatatgattttattttcgaataaaagaaattattCTGTTTAGGTGTGCATGCGATTATgctaatatatatcatcatgcatatatgcaagtgcataaaaaatacgcatacatatatatcacCTTCATCCcagaattataaaattattcacTTCCACTATCgtcattataattatttttatttttgttcgAAGCAAATTGAGCTTCGTAAAATTCGACAATCTGCTGAGTTGTGGTTGCTTGTTCTGGATTTTTATCATCCCTCAATCTAAGAAACCTTGGGAATCTTAACCCAATTCCTTTATCATCTGAATATACTCCGATAGCTGCAGTATGGACAGGCGATAAAGATAAATCTGCTGCTTTAATTTCCCATACATAATGAGCATCAAACCATACATCAGGGTTTAGTTTATCTGATACTTCataatatgattttttattaggtataattttatcacTTAAAGATTCATGTAATGCATTCAAAATTTCATCACTAAAACCGGTACCTGCTTTACATACTGTCTGGAAGTTTTCTGTTTCAGAATTATATGCAGCTAAAACAAAAGCACCATAAACCCCACttctttttccttttccATAATATCCAGCTATAGGCACTAAATCAACTGAGTCTGATAATCCTTCTATGTAATCTTTTTTCACCTTTAACCAGTTTAATGATCGTCTTGATGGCTCATAAGAAGCATTGTCGAGTAAAGTTTTAACCATTAAACCTTCACAACTATTTTCAATAGCATCTTGTAAAAACATATCTATATCttcaatattattcatttctgAATGTGTTGCATATTCTAGCACTCCTTCtttacattttaataaagaatataataacttCCTTCTAATTTCTAATGGTTCTTTTATTACAGGTACCCCATTGCAACATATTAAATCAAATGGAAACAAGCATATTTTCACTTTTATGTTTTCTATATCTACATCCTTTCTTTTTCGTGTTGTTAATATTTGAAAcggtaatatttttttattctcaATATCATATGCTACAACTTCACTATCAATAATAGATTCAGTAACACCAGGCATTATTTGATCTTTTACAATTTGAATAACATCAGGGTATTTCTCTGTCATTGTTTCTAAATTTCTACTAAAAatctttatattatctttatcaatataatgaatttgGGCTCTTTCACcgtcatatttatattcacaTGTAAATGTAACATTATTAAATCTATCTAAAACTTCTTGTATTCCTTTTGTTGGCTTAGCTAACATAGGCTGCACTGGAACTCCGGTTTTAACAgtacattttttcattaacaCATTCATATCATCACCATTTAATAAGTTTTGTATAATCATTTCAATATTTGGTAATTCACATAAAGCACTTTTTACAGATTTTTCCATACATTCAAAAATATCTGAATCATTATTTACATCacaatatgcattttttaattctttaaatatagGCAATAAGCGAGTATCTCCTTCTTTTCCTATGTTATAAAACAAGTTGGGTTTACTCATTCTTTCATTACGCATCTTTATTGATTTTACTAAATCATTAAATTGGTCAGTGTCCAACGCACTTGTTTTGTTATCCGCatcatttttcttttccgattttatattattttcattttttatttctgtGGCATTATCACCCTTAACCGCTACTGACTCATTTAGCAATTTTTCATTCATTAATTTTCCCTCCTTTATGATATTTTCTGGAAGTTCAGGGCGCGTTAATACAAAAGCGTATGCCAAAGCTTGCAAAACAGTAGCACTATTTACACCAATTCTTAAACGTTGCTGTAAAAATCgcactatatattttgccTCTGAAGTTTTTGCACTAACTAAtagcttttttattacttctCTTTTTTTCTGTTGAGAATTAGAGCCACTAATATTTGGTatactttttaattcattaaaAACGGATTGAATAGTTAACCTAGGTAAAGGAAATATAGTTCTCATTTTACATGAACAACTTTCCGCTATTATTCCTAAATCCTCAATTTGCTGCaaatctttttttatactagCTTCAGTTCTACTATATGCTTCTGACattgtttttaatattaatgcCTCACCAACCCCTGCTTCGACATTTTGGTAATCTGGTGCCACTTTATTTaaagttatatatactgCCGGAATTAAATCATTAGGgctataatatattaaaacacGAAAAAcgtttgataaaataatagcTACATTTTTCTTGCTTCCTGCACCACTACCTTTTAATTCTTCAATTTGATTAAATGTATTTGTAagaaatgtaaataataaggaaTCTTTAAACTTGTGTTTTGCTTTATCCTTTTCAGGTAAGCATAAATTACTTATATCAAAATTGGCAGGATTAAATTTTGGTGATGCTAAAtcacttattttttcatcctCATAAACTTTACAGTTAAATAATGAacccttttttatttcattttcattcttTCCTTTTGGTTTCTTTGTTTTTGTACCATCATCGTTTGTATTCTTCCTTTTTGATACTTCCTTTTCTTCACTTTTAACATGAGTCTCTTCTACTTTGGTATCACATTGCTCGTCTccttccatttttttaggaaatgataaacattttctgcataaaaaaaaataataaaataaacatggGTTTGTGAAAATTTACATTATAACATCGAAAATGCATAGATATATTCATGTATagacatttatatatattaatttctttttatagcttaaaatatgcatacaaatatttatcatttctaTTTGGCACGTTATTTCTAATATTCTTTACAATTATCACATtaaacttatttttataattatgaaataatttgCTTTTCATAAATGGTgttacataattatattcagTTCTCATgtatctttttattttacaaaaa
Protein-coding sequences here:
- a CDS encoding condensin complex subunit 2, putative, which translates into the protein MKKLGVSNKANANFTQIKGPDPIFKNPIEFNKNLRRLSFLNNKDEDINKSEKNKVKEINDVFKNCMAALSHNKICTRNAFDIRIIDHLEDLVNLNDEEINEELNDELLETGDFNLSFTRASKAIEGATKVYGYRVEAIYDQTYNFISNMNIAKKSDTNDDVIDEKKSVNEITNKKMKKRKLEFFQESSTLAKPSDITIESVSVSNISVDTFFLKLNITYDHSSGISYLLPNLTLNNDLSIQFDGDIDTCEYKKKMKFEEKLGRQNIERRNEKNMGSNNELNDMLQKSESPFKVGEYVTFNDNDKIMTREYKSKLYTNSDMLRELFCGNEIEEFNNLNICPELDYFKEEIKNLKLKRSDSKILDDEDADNYNENDDTGLDKFSKKKNELNSDENISMDNLLGDMDGNNNDDVNHENMNDNGNFGDNNKILESSFNNNLNFDDCNIDDLNIENVMQESMAFDNMNLNDSLNNNLNLSQNMLSLHHNSNILGGGIPLPDLMKSENKDFSLINSFTGNFNFSSQNMLFKNQDKGSPSRPKNMLSIIPDDDTLWNRQAISFESRLNAIDVNSKFNYHYYNPSKLMINGNFANLMSMAKAAFKNKQGALHALANKKLKTSFDITDINFENLYIEVNDVELSAYDLWNKEKKKYISNSLFAIDQTSYIFETKDNCINCVNTVIDRIMKFSRPPFIESQNFNTDIKTNVILNEINNDYIGNDLDQINNFDRRQSENMFMDNMDDGQDYQMNEGLNDSIDKFYNMNFEDIWQNENKNDISKFGSKNDNTSIFQLHQSIGHANSLGSVMAPDNLPKFVDVSKIKKILFNIVKPDENEENAETEKNEENEESKKNSDSSKQIVPYEGEKTTTFKNIVNKTKTKLTESEVNGTSIHMLFVCLLYTCNDQELLLEKIENEEDFYVHYGLPVEFHIKQDDTRMLKN
- a CDS encoding DNA ligase I, putative translates to MKLLLLVLLTKMYFCKIKRYMRTEYNYVTPFMKSKLFHNYKNKFNVIIVKNIRNNVPNRNDKYLKCLSFPKKMEGDEQCDTKVEETHVKSEEKEVSKRKNTNDDGTKTKKPKGKNENEIKKGSLFNCKVYEDEKISDLASPKFNPANFDISNLCLPEKDKAKHKFKDSLLFTFLTNTFNQIEELKGSGAGSKKNVAIILSNVFRVLIYYSPNDLIPAVYITLNKVAPDYQNVEAGVGEALILKTMSEAYSRTEASIKKDLQQIEDLGIIAESCSCKMRTIFPLPRLTIQSVFNELKSIPNISGSNSQQKKREVIKKLLVSAKTSEAKYIVRFLQQRLRIGVNSATVLQALAYAFVLTRPELPENIIKEGKLMNEKLLNESVAVKGDNATEIKNENNIKSEKKNDADNKTSALDTDQFNDLVKSIKMRNERMSKPNLFYNIGKEGDTRLLPIFKELKNAYCDVNNDSDIFECMEKSVKSALCELPNIEMIIQNLLNGDDMNVLMKKCTVKTGVPVQPMLAKPTKGIQEVLDRFNNVTFTCEYKYDGERAQIHYIDKDNIKIFSRNLETMTEKYPDVIQIVKDQIMPGVTESIIDSEVVAYDIENKKILPFQILTTRKRKDVDIENIKVKICLFPFDLICCNGVPVIKEPLEIRRKLLYSLLKCKEGVLEYATHSEMNNIEDIDMFLQDAIENSCEGLMVKTLLDNASYEPSRRSLNWLKVKKDYIEGLSDSVDLVPIAGYYGKGKRSGVYGAFVLAAYNSETENFQTVCKAGTGFSDEILNALHESLSDKIIPNKKSYYEVSDKLNPDVWFDAHYVWEIKAADLSLSPVHTAAIGVYSDDKGIGLRFPRFLRLRDDKNPEQATTTQQIVEFYEAQFASNKNKNNYNDDSGSE